From one Pararge aegeria chromosome 21, ilParAegt1.1, whole genome shotgun sequence genomic stretch:
- the LOC120633334 gene encoding uncharacterized protein KIAA0754-like gives MKFLVVFAAFAAVALAAPSSDVDRKLFDIIGNIINNLSRPPIFAGPAIVEEESPISVGPAIVEEESPISVGPAIVEEDSPISVGPAIVEEESPISVGPAIVEEERPISVGPAIVEEESPISVGPAIVEEESPISVGPAIVEEESPISVGPAIVDESISVGPIVVDENPISVGPIVVDERPPISVGPAIIEGGSPINIGPAIIEEESPISVGPAIVEEESPISVGPAIVEEESPISVGPAIVEEESPISVGPAIVEEAKPSPIFPFPIDLNSPLVQVVVNVNSGSPAAAAPVEHPEIKPTPVIVVEQPEIKPTPVIVVEQPESSEPIVVAPIELPEIDPTPVEIVEQPEVSEPVIIAPIEVAPVINLPDELN, from the exons ATGAAATTCCTTGTGGTGTTCGCGGCCTTCGCCGCCGTGGCTCTTGCAGCTCCCTCTTCAGATGTCGACCGTAAGCTTTTCGATATTATCGGCAACATTATTAACAATCTCAGTAGACCTCCCATTTTTGCTGGACCTGCTATCGTCGAAGAAGAAAGCCCCATATCTGTTGGACCCGCTATCGTTGAAGAAGAGAGCCCCATCTCTGTTGGACCTGCTATCGTCGAAGAAGATAGCCCTATCTCTGTTGGACCCGCTATTGTGGAAGAAGAGAGCCCTATTTCTGTTGGACCCGCTATTGTCGAAGAAGAGCGCCCCATCTCTGTTGGACCCGCTATCGTCGAAGAAGAGAGCCCTATCTCTGTTGGACCCGCTATTGTCGAAGAAGAGAGCCCTATCTCTGTTGGACCCGCCATCGTTGAAGAGGAAAGCCCCATCTCCGTTGGCCCTGCTATCGTTGATGAGTCCATCTCTGTTGGTCCCATTGTAGTTGACGAGAATCCCATCTCTGTTGGACCAATTGTCGTTGACGAG CGTCCACCAATCTCTGTTGGTCCCGCAATCATTGAAGGGGGTAGCCCTATCAATATTGGCCCAGCTATCATTGAAGAAGAAAGTCCAATCTCCGTTGGACCAGCCATCGTTGAAGAAGAAAGTCCTATCTCCGTTGGCCCAGCCATCGTTGAAGAAGAAAGTCCCATCTCCGTTGGACCAGCCATCGTCGAAGAAGAAAGCCCCATCTCCGTTGGACCAGCCATCGTTGAAGAAGCCAAGCCAAGTCCCATTTTCCCCTTCCCAATTGACCTCAACTCCCCACTCGTCCAAGTTGTTGTCAACGTAAACTCAGGATCCCCTGCCGCTGCCGCTCCGGTAGAGCACCCTGAAATTAAGCCAACACCAGTGATAGTCGTTGAGCAACCCGAGATCAAGCCTACCCCAGTGATCGTTGTGGAGCAGCCAGAGAGCTCTGAACCAATCGTCGTAGCTCCCATCGAATTGCCCGAAATCGATCCTACCCCAGTAGAAATCGTCGAACAGCCCGAAGTTTCTGAACCAGTCATCATCGCTCCCATCGAAGTTGCACCTGTCATCAACCTCCCTGATGAACTGAACTAA